From a region of the Triticum aestivum cultivar Chinese Spring chromosome 7D, IWGSC CS RefSeq v2.1, whole genome shotgun sequence genome:
- the LOC123166190 gene encoding E3 ubiquitin-protein ligase CIP8 isoform X1 has translation MASPYLLHRLTADEIFQTLEASSSTSSSCYDAFVPVFRPDPSASSLSVSAADRVRSQFLSVERDLFHDALVAPRNDDLGFPEENDEEEEASIRWDCFQLDEEEEPDLPLEGSVPAEEFDWEEVAFASGPLVENPEPDWEMLGDMPPNAPAGANEGFVYTSDREAYEVLVAVGDGLFLTNKPPAARSAVKALPSAIVAAGEEGEGEECSVCKDGVVAGERVKMMPCSHRYHEECILPWLEVRNSCPLCRFELPTDNPKYENWKAGQAMAA, from the coding sequence ATGGCTTCTCCGTATCTCCTTCACCGTCTCACCGCCGACGAGATCTTCCAAACTCTAGAGGCTTCCTCCTCCACGTCCTCCTCATGCTACGATGCCTTCGTGCCGGTGTTCCGCCCAGATCCCTCGGCCTCCTCCCTATCCGTGTCGGCGGCCGACCGCGTCCGGAGCCAGTTCCTCTCCGTGGAGCGCGACCTCTTCCACGACGCACTCGTCGCGCCCAGGAATGACGACCTCGGCTTCCCCGAGGagaacgatgaggaggaggaggcctcgATCCGGTGGGATTGCTTCCaattggacgaggaggaggagccagaTCTGCCGCTGGAGGGTTCCGTACCAGCCGAGGAATTCGACTGGGAGGAAGTCGCGTTCGCCTCCGGACCCTTGGTGGAGAATCCGGAGCCCGACTGGGAGATGCTCGGCGACATGCCGCCCAACGCTCCCGCCGGCGCTAACGAGGGTTTCGTGTACACCTCTGACAGGGAGGCGTATGAGGTGCTCGTCGCTGTTGGGGATGGGCTTTTCCTCACCAACAAGCCGCCGGCAGCCAGGTCGGCTGTCAAGGCGCTGCCATCCGCCATCGTCGCCGCTGGCGAGGAAGGGGAGGGCGAGGAGTGCTCCGTGTGTAAGGACGGGGTTGTGGCGGGGGAGCGCGTCAAGATGATGCCTTGCTCCCATCGGTACCATGAGGAATGCATCCTTCCATGGCTTGAGGTGCGCAACTCCTGCCCACTCTGCCGCTTTGAGCTGCCGACCGACAATCCCAAGTACGAGAACTGGAAGGCTGGACAAGCCATGGCTGCCTGA
- the LOC123166190 gene encoding E3 ubiquitin-protein ligase CIP8 isoform X2, producing MASPYLLHRLTADEIFQTLEASSSTSSSCYDAFVPVFRPDPSASSLSVSAADRVRSQFLSVERDLFHDALVAPRNDDLGFPEENDEEEEASIRWDCFQLDEEEEPDLPLEGSVPAEEFDWEEVAFASGPLVENPEPDWEMLGDMPPNAPAGANEGFVYTSDREAYEVLVAVGDGLFLTNKPPAARSAVKALPSAIVAAGEERVKMMPCSHRYHEECILPWLEVRNSCPLCRFELPTDNPKYENWKAGQAMAA from the exons ATGGCTTCTCCGTATCTCCTTCACCGTCTCACCGCCGACGAGATCTTCCAAACTCTAGAGGCTTCCTCCTCCACGTCCTCCTCATGCTACGATGCCTTCGTGCCGGTGTTCCGCCCAGATCCCTCGGCCTCCTCCCTATCCGTGTCGGCGGCCGACCGCGTCCGGAGCCAGTTCCTCTCCGTGGAGCGCGACCTCTTCCACGACGCACTCGTCGCGCCCAGGAATGACGACCTCGGCTTCCCCGAGGagaacgatgaggaggaggaggcctcgATCCGGTGGGATTGCTTCCaattggacgaggaggaggagccagaTCTGCCGCTGGAGGGTTCCGTACCAGCCGAGGAATTCGACTGGGAGGAAGTCGCGTTCGCCTCCGGACCCTTGGTGGAGAATCCGGAGCCCGACTGGGAGATGCTCGGCGACATGCCGCCCAACGCTCCCGCCGGCGCTAACGAGGGTTTCGTGTACACCTCTGACAGGGAGGCGTATGAGGTGCTCGTCGCTGTTGGGGATGGGCTTTTCCTCACCAACAAGCCGCCGGCAGCCAGGTCGGCTGTCAAGGCGCTGCCATCCGCCATCGTCGCCGCTGGCGA GGAGCGCGTCAAGATGATGCCTTGCTCCCATCGGTACCATGAGGAATGCATCCTTCCATGGCTTGAGGTGCGCAACTCCTGCCCACTCTGCCGCTTTGAGCTGCCGACCGACAATCCCAAGTACGAGAACTGGAAGGCTGGACAAGCCATGGCTGCCTGA